Proteins co-encoded in one Effusibacillus pohliae DSM 22757 genomic window:
- the pcrA gene encoding DNA helicase PcrA — translation MLGIDSILQGLNPEQRQAVETTEGPLLILAGAGSGKTSVMTRRIAYLMAHHHVQPWNILAITFTNKAAKEMNERVQKLVGEQAGDIWMSTFHSMCVKILRREAQRLGYESNFSILDTDDQMAAIKQCMLDLNYDMKKFDPAAIHWKISAAKNELIGPDQFRQRAGRSLLDTAAANVYREYQYKLNSINALDFDDLIFKTVQLFEEQPDVLEAYQEKFRYIHVDEYQDTNRAQYKLVSLLAGKYRNLCVVGDSDQAIYRWRGADISNILNFERDYPDARVIKLEQNYRSTGTILDAANAVIRHNTRRKEKNLWSAKGKGEKISIYAALDQADEAAYVIAKIQEHVGKGGQFRDCTVLYRANAQSRALEEAFLQAAIPYKIIGGMTFYDRREIKDVMAYLKAISNPQDEISLLRIVNVPKRNIGEGTIKRLLDFAHDNDLTLLEAMGRAEEADLGVKATDAVKTFHLLMTDLHFLQEGLTVTEFVQEVLKRTGYREMYAISPKEEDQNRLENIDELLTVTRAFDRRRRGTLADFLAETSLLSDADKEIGKKDNAVHMMTMHASKGLEFPVVFLVGAEESIFPHERSLDTPEGIEEERNLCYVAITRAQEKLHITYCTERTIFGQVQMNEPSRFLTEIPEELVEKSGGDFQVVPRWEIGLRVRHPQWGVGVIMDMSGKDDELELEITFQSKHGTKKIKPKLTKLRVIEK, via the coding sequence TTGCTGGGAATCGATTCGATTCTGCAGGGGTTAAATCCGGAGCAGCGGCAAGCGGTGGAGACGACCGAGGGACCGCTCTTGATCCTGGCTGGTGCAGGGTCCGGCAAGACCAGCGTGATGACCCGCCGCATCGCCTATCTGATGGCGCATCATCACGTGCAGCCATGGAACATTCTGGCGATCACGTTCACCAATAAGGCGGCGAAAGAAATGAACGAACGCGTGCAAAAATTGGTCGGGGAGCAGGCGGGCGACATCTGGATGAGCACGTTCCATTCGATGTGCGTCAAGATTTTGCGGCGGGAAGCGCAACGGCTCGGGTATGAAAGCAATTTTTCGATCCTCGATACAGACGACCAGATGGCGGCGATCAAGCAGTGCATGCTGGATCTCAACTACGACATGAAAAAATTTGACCCCGCCGCGATCCACTGGAAAATCTCGGCCGCCAAAAACGAACTGATCGGCCCCGACCAGTTCAGGCAGCGGGCGGGCAGGTCCCTGCTGGACACGGCAGCGGCCAACGTGTACCGCGAGTACCAGTACAAGTTGAACAGCATCAACGCGCTCGATTTTGATGACCTGATTTTCAAGACAGTGCAGTTGTTTGAAGAGCAACCGGATGTGCTGGAGGCGTATCAGGAGAAGTTCCGCTACATCCACGTCGACGAATACCAGGACACCAACCGGGCACAGTACAAACTGGTCAGCCTGCTCGCGGGCAAATACCGCAATCTGTGCGTGGTGGGCGATTCCGATCAGGCGATTTACCGCTGGCGGGGAGCCGACATTTCCAATATTCTGAACTTTGAACGGGACTATCCGGACGCGCGCGTCATCAAGCTGGAGCAAAATTACCGCTCGACCGGCACGATCCTCGACGCGGCCAACGCGGTGATCCGCCACAATACGCGGCGGAAGGAAAAAAATCTCTGGTCGGCCAAAGGAAAAGGGGAAAAAATCTCGATCTACGCGGCGCTCGACCAGGCGGACGAAGCGGCGTACGTGATCGCGAAGATCCAGGAGCATGTGGGTAAAGGCGGACAGTTCCGCGACTGCACCGTGCTCTACCGGGCCAACGCCCAGTCGCGGGCACTTGAGGAGGCGTTCCTGCAGGCGGCGATTCCGTACAAAATCATCGGCGGGATGACGTTTTACGACCGGCGGGAAATCAAGGACGTGATGGCCTATCTGAAGGCGATCTCCAACCCGCAGGATGAAATCTCGCTGCTTCGGATCGTCAATGTGCCCAAGCGCAACATCGGCGAGGGGACGATCAAGCGACTGCTCGATTTCGCACACGACAACGATCTGACGCTGCTGGAGGCGATGGGGAGGGCGGAGGAGGCGGATCTCGGCGTGAAGGCGACCGACGCGGTGAAAACATTCCATCTGCTGATGACCGATCTCCACTTCCTGCAGGAAGGGCTGACCGTCACCGAGTTTGTACAGGAAGTGTTAAAGCGAACTGGCTACCGGGAGATGTACGCGATCAGTCCGAAAGAGGAAGACCAAAACCGGCTGGAGAACATTGACGAGCTGCTGACCGTCACCCGTGCGTTTGATAGGCGGCGGCGCGGCACATTGGCCGATTTTTTGGCGGAAACGTCGCTTTTGTCCGATGCGGACAAGGAGATCGGCAAAAAGGACAACGCGGTGCATATGATGACGATGCACGCCTCGAAAGGGTTGGAATTTCCCGTTGTGTTTCTCGTCGGGGCGGAGGAGTCGATTTTTCCGCATGAGCGGTCGCTGGATACGCCGGAGGGGATCGAGGAGGAGCGCAACCTCTGCTATGTGGCGATCACGCGGGCGCAGGAGAAGCTGCATATCACCTATTGTACGGAACGGACGATTTTCGGCCAGGTGCAGATGAACGAGCCGTCCCGCTTTCTGACGGAAATTCCGGAAGAACTGGTGGAAAAATCGGGCGGCGACTTTCAGGTCGTCCCGCGTTGGGAAATCGGCCTGCGCGTACGGCACCCGCAGTGGGGTGTCGGCGTCATCATGGACATGAGCGGCAAAGACGACGAACTGGAGCTGGAGATTACGTTTCAATCAAAACACGGCACGAAAAAAATAAAACCGAAGCTGACGAAGCTTCGGGTGATCGAGAAGTAA